From the genome of Gracilimonas sp., one region includes:
- a CDS encoding methylmalonyl-CoA mutase family protein, with translation MSVNTKTSQAKKAAAKSDKNNNIQQPYQAKHKIRFVTAASLFDGHDASINIMRRILQSSGAEVIHLGHNRSVHEIVNCAIQEDAQGIAISSYQGGHVEYFKYMIELLEEHGAGHIEVFGGGGGVIVDSEIEELHKAGVTRIFSVEDGSKMGLQGMINFMLEECDFDPISVAKPEFKKLKKRDTIALARSLTAIENEHDDILTLKEGKLLDGKGKEIELAKKTIPLVGITGTGGAGKSSLTDELVRRFLTEFEDLTIGIISVDPSKVKTGGALLGDRIRMNSIDTDRVYMRSMATRASNRSTSKGLLGAIELYKAAGFDLIIVGTSGIGQSGTEIVDITDIPMYVMTSEYGAATQLEKINMLDLAELVVLNKFEKKGSLDALRDVRKQMIRNTGSWHAKQEDMPVYPTIAAQFNDEGVNRLFKALVDKINGHYDIGWETKIYTNPKPAEDIQAQAIIPGKRVRYLSEISETVRDYHEWVEEQVDAASKLDQVSGTIDQLESWNPDEKQVMQDNLAKMREHWLSKLDVLPKKILEGWNELFEQYQQEHFEVQIRDKTFKNKLYRESLSGLKIPRVALPKTKNKGEQLKFALKENLPGYFPYTAGVFPFKREGEDPTRMFAGEGTPERTNKRFHYVSEGMPAARLSTAFDSVTLYGEDPGYRPDIYGKIGNSGVSICTLDDMKKLYSGFELTSPKTSVSMTINGPAPMILAMFMNTAIDQEVERYLKENGKWEEAKKKIKAYFKERGVEQPQYINEIPEGNDEFGLATLGISGDHLLPESTYNEIKENTLSVVRGTVQADILKEDQAQNTCIFSTEFALKMMGDIQTYFTEHKVRNYYSVSISGYHIAEAGANPITQAAFTLANGFTFVEYYLARGLDVDDFAHNLSFFFSNGLDPEYAVIGRVARRIWAVAMKNKYEANDRSQKLKYHIQTSGRSLHAQEIQFNDIRTTLQALLAIYDNCNSLHTNAYDEAITTPTEESVRRALAIQMIINKELGTAKNENINQGSYFIDELTDLVEEAILTEFDRITERGGVLGAMENMYQRGKIQDESLYYESKKHSGELPIIGVNTFQKEGEGEEGDKEIDLIRSTEEEKRQQIENLEAFWKRNEKDADKAIERLKEVARNNGNLFEELMETVKVASLGQISHALYEVGGQYRRNM, from the coding sequence ATGTCGGTAAACACGAAAACATCACAAGCTAAAAAAGCTGCTGCAAAATCAGATAAGAATAACAACATTCAGCAGCCCTACCAGGCGAAGCATAAAATTCGCTTTGTGACAGCTGCAAGCCTGTTTGATGGCCATGATGCCAGTATCAACATTATGCGCCGAATTCTGCAAAGCAGCGGAGCTGAGGTCATTCACCTTGGGCATAACCGCTCGGTTCATGAGATAGTGAATTGCGCTATTCAGGAAGACGCACAGGGAATTGCCATTAGCTCTTACCAGGGCGGACATGTAGAGTATTTCAAATATATGATTGAACTGCTGGAAGAACATGGTGCAGGACATATCGAGGTATTTGGTGGAGGTGGCGGAGTAATTGTGGATTCCGAAATAGAAGAACTCCATAAAGCTGGCGTAACCCGCATTTTTTCTGTTGAGGATGGAAGCAAGATGGGACTTCAGGGTATGATCAACTTCATGCTGGAAGAATGTGATTTCGATCCTATCTCTGTAGCAAAACCCGAATTTAAGAAGCTCAAAAAACGAGATACTATAGCACTGGCTCGTTCTCTGACAGCTATTGAAAATGAACACGATGATATTTTAACGCTGAAAGAAGGCAAGCTGCTGGATGGAAAAGGCAAAGAGATTGAGTTAGCAAAGAAAACTATTCCCCTGGTTGGAATTACAGGAACCGGAGGGGCTGGAAAAAGCTCCCTAACCGATGAGCTGGTACGACGTTTTCTCACTGAATTTGAAGATCTGACCATTGGTATCATTTCCGTAGATCCTTCCAAAGTGAAAACAGGCGGAGCTTTATTGGGCGACCGTATCCGAATGAACAGCATTGACACCGACCGGGTGTACATGCGTAGTATGGCTACCCGGGCATCCAATCGCTCTACCAGCAAGGGATTACTAGGAGCTATTGAATTATACAAAGCTGCTGGATTTGACCTGATTATCGTGGGAACATCCGGTATCGGTCAGAGCGGCACCGAGATTGTGGATATCACCGATATCCCGATGTATGTGATGACCAGTGAATATGGGGCTGCCACACAGCTTGAGAAAATCAACATGCTGGATCTGGCTGAATTGGTAGTGCTCAATAAATTTGAGAAGAAAGGATCGCTTGACGCCCTTAGAGACGTGCGCAAGCAAATGATCCGAAATACGGGCTCATGGCATGCCAAGCAGGAAGATATGCCGGTGTACCCAACCATAGCCGCACAGTTTAATGATGAAGGCGTGAATCGCTTGTTTAAGGCTTTGGTGGATAAGATTAATGGGCATTATGACATTGGCTGGGAAACGAAAATTTATACCAATCCCAAGCCAGCTGAAGATATTCAGGCACAGGCGATCATTCCGGGTAAACGGGTTCGGTATTTATCCGAAATCTCAGAAACCGTTCGTGATTACCACGAGTGGGTGGAAGAGCAGGTTGATGCTGCCTCCAAACTGGACCAGGTTTCAGGAACCATTGATCAGCTGGAAAGCTGGAATCCTGATGAAAAACAGGTTATGCAGGATAATCTGGCTAAGATGCGGGAACACTGGCTTTCTAAGCTGGATGTTTTACCCAAGAAAATCCTGGAGGGCTGGAATGAACTGTTTGAGCAATATCAGCAGGAGCATTTTGAAGTTCAGATCCGCGACAAAACCTTCAAAAATAAATTATACCGGGAATCACTGAGTGGATTAAAGATTCCACGTGTGGCCCTTCCGAAAACGAAGAATAAAGGCGAGCAGCTTAAGTTTGCTTTGAAAGAAAACCTTCCTGGCTACTTTCCATATACAGCTGGGGTTTTCCCGTTCAAGCGGGAAGGGGAAGACCCGACCAGAATGTTTGCGGGAGAGGGAACGCCCGAGCGAACCAATAAACGCTTTCACTATGTAAGTGAAGGGATGCCGGCCGCACGACTTTCTACGGCTTTTGATTCGGTGACACTCTATGGTGAAGATCCGGGATATCGACCTGACATTTATGGTAAGATTGGAAATTCCGGAGTTAGTATTTGTACGCTGGACGACATGAAGAAGCTATATTCCGGTTTTGAGCTGACTTCCCCTAAAACTTCCGTTTCAATGACCATTAATGGTCCGGCGCCGATGATTTTGGCCATGTTTATGAATACAGCGATTGATCAGGAAGTGGAACGCTACCTTAAAGAGAATGGAAAGTGGGAAGAAGCGAAAAAGAAAATCAAAGCTTACTTCAAAGAGCGTGGTGTAGAGCAGCCTCAATACATTAATGAAATTCCGGAAGGCAACGATGAGTTTGGTCTTGCTACTTTGGGTATTTCAGGTGATCACTTATTACCAGAGAGTACTTATAATGAAATTAAGGAGAATACGCTGAGTGTAGTACGCGGAACGGTTCAGGCAGATATACTGAAAGAAGATCAGGCCCAGAATACCTGCATCTTCTCAACCGAATTTGCTCTTAAAATGATGGGGGATATTCAAACCTATTTCACCGAGCACAAAGTTCGGAATTATTATTCGGTTTCTATTTCCGGTTACCATATCGCAGAGGCCGGTGCGAACCCAATTACGCAGGCTGCATTTACACTTGCGAACGGATTCACTTTTGTGGAATACTACCTGGCACGCGGACTGGATGTGGATGATTTCGCCCATAATCTGTCGTTCTTCTTCAGTAACGGCTTAGATCCTGAGTATGCGGTGATTGGCCGTGTAGCGCGACGTATTTGGGCTGTAGCTATGAAGAATAAGTATGAAGCCAACGATCGCTCCCAGAAGCTGAAGTATCATATTCAGACCAGTGGTCGTTCACTGCATGCACAGGAGATTCAGTTTAATGATATCCGTACTACTCTGCAGGCATTACTGGCGATATATGATAACTGTAACTCATTGCACACCAATGCATATGATGAGGCTATCACAACGCCGACTGAAGAGTCGGTACGACGGGCCCTGGCTATCCAGATGATCATTAACAAAGAACTGGGAACGGCTAAAAATGAGAACATCAACCAGGGTTCTTATTTCATAGATGAACTGACTGACCTTGTTGAAGAAGCTATTTTGACTGAGTTCGATCGTATCACCGAACGTGGTGGTGTATTGGGTGCAATGGAGAATATGTATCAGCGCGGCAAGATTCAGGATGAATCGCTCTACTATGAGTCTAAGAAACATTCCGGAGAGCTCCCTATTATCGGAGTGAATACCTTCCAGAAAGAAGGCGAAGGAGAAGAGGGGGATAAAGAAATTGATCTGATCCGATCTACGGAAGAGGAGAAGCGTCAGCAGATTGAGAACCTGGAAGCCTTCTGGAAGCGAAATGAAAAAGATGCCGATAAAGCCATCGAACGACTCAAAGAAGTAGCCCGAAACAACGGCAACTTATTTGAGGAACTCATGGAAACCGTGAAGGTTGCTTCGCTGGGCCAGATTTCACATGCCTTATATGAAGTAGGCGGGCAGTACCGACGTAATATGTGA
- a CDS encoding TlpA disulfide reductase family protein, giving the protein MKNIAGLFLLLIFFQSFIAAQTPKEGIWKGTIIYSNAEIPFQFEVDYPGKSESPILTFINGKDRASLQASVRNDSLIIPMFGFDITLKMKMGEIHMEGRLYKHYRNQSYSFRAEYGQPRYEITEEEEPLDVGKRWDMTVNYGRSSEYPAVGLFKQNGNQVTGTIMTEVSDYRFFEGKVEGNSIEMSTFDGVHSFLLKGTYDADDETWNGELVLDDGYSRPWIATRDGTARLPDPFEMIDLTDKNIKPDLESLAVLAEQKINPEEYIGKVLIVQLMGTWCSNSQDQTRYLTEWVEEHPDKNVEILAVNFEANYSPEYGLNRIKTYKERLGIPYKMILGGPLSKSKAAEAFPFIDEIVAFPTLVFIDKKGYARYVHSYFTGPATGEYYEEFDRRFNDIVEELTRY; this is encoded by the coding sequence ATGAAAAATATAGCCGGACTATTTCTACTCCTCATTTTCTTCCAGTCATTCATAGCAGCCCAAACTCCAAAAGAGGGAATTTGGAAAGGAACTATCATCTACAGCAACGCCGAAATTCCTTTTCAGTTTGAGGTAGATTACCCTGGAAAATCTGAGTCTCCTATTCTGACCTTTATCAATGGCAAGGACAGAGCATCGCTCCAAGCTTCAGTTCGAAACGACAGTCTGATAATCCCCATGTTTGGGTTTGATATAACCCTCAAAATGAAAATGGGGGAAATCCACATGGAAGGCCGGCTTTATAAGCACTACAGAAATCAAAGTTATTCTTTCAGGGCTGAATATGGACAACCTCGATATGAGATAACCGAGGAGGAGGAACCGCTTGATGTGGGAAAACGCTGGGATATGACGGTTAACTATGGCAGAAGCAGTGAGTATCCTGCGGTCGGACTTTTTAAACAGAATGGAAACCAGGTAACCGGCACGATCATGACGGAAGTCAGTGACTACCGGTTTTTTGAAGGTAAGGTGGAAGGTAACAGTATCGAGATGTCGACTTTTGATGGAGTGCATTCTTTTCTCCTGAAGGGAACTTATGATGCAGATGATGAAACCTGGAACGGTGAACTTGTGCTCGACGATGGCTATTCCCGACCATGGATAGCTACACGGGATGGCACAGCCAGACTCCCCGATCCGTTTGAAATGATTGATTTAACCGATAAGAATATCAAGCCTGATCTGGAAAGTTTGGCTGTACTGGCCGAACAGAAAATCAACCCGGAAGAGTATATAGGCAAGGTGCTTATTGTTCAGCTGATGGGGACATGGTGCTCTAACAGTCAGGATCAAACCCGGTATTTGACCGAGTGGGTGGAGGAACATCCCGACAAAAACGTGGAAATTTTGGCGGTGAATTTCGAGGCTAACTATTCGCCAGAATATGGTTTAAATCGAATTAAAACTTATAAAGAACGGCTGGGCATACCGTATAAAATGATTCTTGGCGGACCACTGTCCAAATCCAAAGCAGCCGAAGCTTTTCCATTTATAGATGAGATTGTGGCATTTCCAACACTGGTGTTTATCGATAAAAAAGGATATGCACGTTATGTACACAGCTATTTCACCGGCCCGGCCACCGGGGAATACTATGAGGAATTTGATCGAAGATTTAATGATATAGTAGAAGAATTAACCCGTTATTAG